The DNA segment CGGCCCAGACTGATCCGGGGCGCCAGTCGATGGCGGGAGCGATGTACCAGCCCGCGGGGTGCCGGTAGGTCAGTTCCGCGCGATACTGATGCTTGGGCGCGACGGGAAGCCTGTTGTCGCCGTAGACGGGATCGCCGTCGAAGGTGAAGTCGCTGAACGTGTAGCTCTGGCGCAGCGATAGGCTGCCGCCGCCCGGCGCGTCGCGCAGGATCGTCCAGTCCAGCGCCGCTTCAATGCCCTGGTGAATGGTCTTGTCCGCGTTGAAGAAGCTCGCGGGTACGCCGGTGATCAGCCGGAAGCTCAGCAACTCGCCCTTTACACGCGCCCGGTAGAAGGTGACATCCCAGGCCAGGTCCTCGACGCGGCCACGCGCGCCGATCTCGCCGGTCCAGGCGCGCTGCGCGTCCACTGGCACGAAACCCGGGTTGGGCGACTGCACGAGCGCGCCGTAGTGGGGCGGCTCCACCGAGCGGGTCAGGTTGGCGTAGATCTGGGCGCCGCTGTCGAATTCCCACAGCAGGCCGATACGCGGCGAAAACCAGTCGAAGTTCTTCGCCGCCGCGTTGGCGGCATTGAGGTAATCCGTGTAGTCACGGGTCGCCCGTCCGTAGGAGCCGCCGGCCACCACCGCCACTCCTGGCAGCACGAACAGTCTTCCTTCGGCGAACAGGTCGAGTCCCGTGGCTTTCTGCCGTGCATCGCCGAACTGAAAACCGCTGCTGCCGCCGGCATTCACGTAAAGCTGCTGCTTGCTGGTGCCCTGGCGATAGGACACACCCCAGAACAGGTCGGTTTTCAGACCGGCAACGTCTCCCGTCCAGTCGAACCGGCCGAAAGCGCCCTGGGTTTCGATGTCCTGATCGATGACGATGACGATGGGATGATGCAGCTTGGTGGCGGTGGCGTAGAAGCCACCCTCGAAAACCAGCGCCTCGTTGAAGCGCCAGCGGGTCTGCAACGAACCGCGCGCGACAGTCTGGTCGCGCGCCCAGTCATTGGCGATCACCCCCGCGCCGGCCTGGCGCGGCGTGGTCAGCGCATCGGCAAGGGACAGCGTGCCGGGGACTTCCTGCTTGATATCGGCATAGTAGCCGATCGCGCGGATTTCCCGATCCTCGCCAAAGCTGTAGCCCACGTTGAGCGTTCCGCGTCCCTGGCTCTGTTTGCTATGGTCGCGGTAGCCCTCCGATGTCAGACCGCTGCCGGCGGCGTAGATGTCCCAGTTGCCCAGCGTACGGGCAATGGCGGCGCGTCCCCGGAACGTGCCGAACGATCCGCCTTCGAGGCGTAGCAGATTCTGCGTCTCGGCGGTCTTGCCATTCGGCGTGATGAGGTTGATGGCGCCGCCGAGCTGGGCGCCGCCGAAACGCAGGGCGTTGCCGCCCTTGTAGACCTCGACATAACGGGCGCCGAGCGCATCGACCTTCTGGAAGTCGGAAAAGCCGTCGGCATCCGCATAAGGCACGCCGTCCTGGGCGATGAGCACGCCGCGCTGGTGATAGGACTGGTCGAGACCCGAGCCTCGGATCGACAGGCGCGACTCCTCGCCGTAGCGCTTCTGGGCGAGAACGCCGGGGACATCCCGCAGGATATCGGAGAAACCGGTGGCCAGGCGATTTTCATAGCTTTCGGCCGCCACCGCCGCGACGGCGCCGGGCGTGCGCGAGAGACGCTCCCGGGCATCGGCGACGACTGGCGGGTCACCGGCCACCGGCGTCGCGGTCACGATGACGCTGTCAGGGCCCGTATCGGCGACCTGGACGGGAGCGATGTCCTCGGCGCGCAGCGCGCCCGGGGTCATGAGAGGAAGGGAAAGGGCAAGAGCGGTGAGACTGGCGCGCCCCGAGGCGCTGCGAAAAGCGGATGACATGGAACCCCCGTCGTCGGACAGCAATCAGCCGGCGCGCGTCGGCGGCCGGCGGCAAATGGTGTCAGACGGTGGCGGGCGGTCCGGTCGCGGGCGGCGGCGGGGCGACAAGGCCCTGGCCGGGGCGCTGGAAGGCGGGAAGGAATGCGGGTTCCCTGCTGGCGGTCAGCGCGGGCGCGTCCAGAACAGTGAAAGTCGGCGCGAGCAGCGGTGCGCCGAGAGCGGCGAAATTACAGGGCTGCTCGGCCTTGGCCGTCTTGCCGTGATCGGACGCGTCATCCTGACCCGGCACGCCGAAGGCGCTGTCGGCGCTGACGGTAACGACGCCGGTGGTCGTGCAGATAATCAGCTTTGGCAGCGCACCTGATTCGTTGGGCGCTTCCAGCATGGTGCCGGCCGGAAAGGCGAAGCGTACGGCCAGTGCGAGCACGGTCAGCGCCAACGCGGCGCGTGCCATGAAACCTCGTGCTGGCCATCTCCATCCCATGAAACGGTTCTCTAGCGCCGCAGGCCTTGGTTGTCCAGTACCGCGCTTGCGGCTTTCCGCATGGCAGGACTGTCAGAGCCGGACAATGGACGACGACAGCCGAACCTCGATCAGTCCCCAGACCGCGTTGGCGACGCAGATCCGGTCGGCGCTTTCCAGATCGGCGCGGGTCAGCACCTGCTCCCGTACGGTGTTGCGTGCCATGAAATGGCGGCGGAAGACGCCCGGCAGCACGCCGCTGTCAAGCGGCGGCGTCAGCCAGTTGCCGTCACGGTACACGAACAGCGTGCTGCGCGCGCCTTCGGTGACCTCGCCGCGCTCGTTATGGAACAGCAGGTCCCAGTGCCCGTCTCTGGCCGCGGCCGTCATCGCCCGGTCATAGAGGGCGCGCCGCGTCGTCTTGTGGAATAGAAACGGATCGCTGGACCGCACGGCTGTCGATGCCCATGCGACGCTCGGCGGCGCCGAGTCGAGCGCCTCACGGCCGGCGCGCACATCAAGCGTGGTTGCCGTGACCGACACCGCGCCGGCCGGCGAGAGCAGCAGCCTGACCCGCTGGTCATGTCCGGTGGGAAAG comes from the Iodidimonas sp. SYSU 1G8 genome and includes:
- a CDS encoding TonB-dependent receptor, with amino-acid sequence MSSAFRSASGRASLTALALSLPLMTPGALRAEDIAPVQVADTGPDSVIVTATPVAGDPPVVADARERLSRTPGAVAAVAAESYENRLATGFSDILRDVPGVLAQKRYGEESRLSIRGSGLDQSYHQRGVLIAQDGVPYADADGFSDFQKVDALGARYVEVYKGGNALRFGGAQLGGAINLITPNGKTAETQNLLRLEGGSFGTFRGRAAIARTLGNWDIYAAGSGLTSEGYRDHSKQSQGRGTLNVGYSFGEDREIRAIGYYADIKQEVPGTLSLADALTTPRQAGAGVIANDWARDQTVARGSLQTRWRFNEALVFEGGFYATATKLHHPIVIVIDQDIETQGAFGRFDWTGDVAGLKTDLFWGVSYRQGTSKQQLYVNAGGSSGFQFGDARQKATGLDLFAEGRLFVLPGVAVVAGGSYGRATRDYTDYLNAANAAAKNFDWFSPRIGLLWEFDSGAQIYANLTRSVEPPHYGALVQSPNPGFVPVDAQRAWTGEIGARGRVEDLAWDVTFYRARVKGELLSFRLITGVPASFFNADKTIHQGIEAALDWTILRDAPGGGSLSLRQSYTFSDFTFDGDPVYGDNRLPVAPKHQYRAELTYRHPAGWYIAPAIDWRPGSVWADYSNTLKVPGYALLSLSAGIDLGEHVSLFLDGRNLTGKRYVGEFGAITDATDPTVSTTTFYPGEGRAIFAGLSLRL